A window of Bradyrhizobium sp. AZCC 1610 contains these coding sequences:
- a CDS encoding amino acid ABC transporter substrate-binding protein, whose amino-acid sequence MKRVSLVVTLALAAGLTAQAASAQTLKTVKDRGMLSCGVSQGLPGFSTPDDKGNWTGLDVDICRAIAAAIFNDATKIKFVPLSAKDRFTALQSGEIDVLSRNTTWTLSRDTSLGANFTGVTYYDGQGFLVKKSLKVNSALELNSASVCVQTGTTTEQNLADYFKGNNMKYEVIAFATADETIKAYESGRCDVFTSDVSQLYAERLKVATPADHVVLPEVISKEPLGPMVRHGDDQWFDIVKWTLYAMVGAEELGMTQKNIDEMVKSDKPEVKRAVGTDGNLGEQLGLTKDWMVRIVKAVGNYGESFERNVGSGSKLAIARGLNNLWSKGGIQYAPPIR is encoded by the coding sequence ATGAAACGCGTATCTTTGGTTGTTACCCTTGCCCTTGCCGCCGGTCTCACGGCCCAGGCCGCCTCGGCGCAAACCCTCAAGACGGTCAAGGACCGCGGCATGCTGTCCTGCGGGGTCAGCCAGGGCCTGCCGGGCTTCTCGACGCCGGACGACAAGGGTAACTGGACCGGTCTCGACGTCGATATCTGCCGGGCGATCGCAGCGGCCATTTTCAACGACGCGACCAAGATCAAATTCGTGCCGCTGTCGGCCAAGGACCGCTTCACCGCGCTGCAGTCGGGCGAGATCGACGTGCTGTCCCGCAACACCACCTGGACGCTGTCGCGCGACACCTCGCTCGGCGCCAACTTTACCGGCGTCACCTACTATGACGGGCAGGGCTTTCTGGTGAAGAAGTCGCTGAAGGTGAATTCGGCGCTGGAACTGAACAGCGCATCGGTCTGCGTCCAGACCGGCACCACGACCGAACAGAACCTCGCCGATTACTTCAAGGGCAACAACATGAAGTATGAGGTGATCGCGTTCGCGACCGCCGACGAAACCATCAAGGCCTATGAGTCCGGCCGTTGCGACGTCTTCACCTCCGACGTCTCCCAGCTCTACGCCGAACGGCTGAAGGTCGCCACTCCCGCCGATCACGTCGTCCTGCCCGAGGTGATCTCGAAGGAGCCGCTCGGACCGATGGTCCGCCATGGTGACGATCAGTGGTTCGACATCGTGAAATGGACGCTGTATGCGATGGTCGGCGCCGAAGAGCTTGGCATGACCCAGAAGAACATCGACGAGATGGTCAAGTCCGACAAGCCCGAGGTCAAGCGCGCCGTGGGCACCGACGGTAATCTGGGCGAGCAGCTCGGCCTGACCAAGGACTGGATGGTACGGATCGTCAAGGCGGTCGGCAATTACGGCGAGTCCTTCGAGCGCAACGTCGGCTCCGGCTCCAAGCTCGCCATCGCCCGCGGCCTCAACAATCTATGGAGCAAGGGCGGTATCCAGTACGCGCCGCCGATCCGCTAA
- a CDS encoding amino acid ABC transporter permease: protein MAIEPRKPPSQLLPRLQRALGGRAGWSGFVLQLLFVAALAWISYEIVANARANLQAQRITAGFGFLANNAGFDVSQSLIPYSGSDPYTRVFVVGLLNTLLVSVIGIFFATLIGFLVALGRLSPNWLLSRISGGYVELIRNLPVLFQILFWYLAVLAALPNPRQSISIFDSFFLSNRGLVIPKPIGTPGFEPFVVALFLAIVAAIVLWRYARRQLFDSGKVIKVWPYALGLVVGLPLVSALIFGLPVTFEVPVLKGFNFAGGSRVIPEFVALTLALSTYTAAFIAEIVRAGILSVHRGQMEAGSSLGLQRGSVLRLIVIPQAMRVILPPLTNQYLNLTKNSSLAVAIGYPDLVSVFAGTTLSQTGQAIEIIGITMGVYLLISLVTSAIMSFYGWRISRSMG, encoded by the coding sequence ATGGCCATCGAACCCCGAAAACCACCGTCGCAGCTACTTCCGAGGCTGCAGCGGGCACTCGGCGGCCGGGCGGGCTGGAGCGGCTTCGTGCTCCAGCTCCTGTTCGTCGCCGCGCTCGCCTGGATCTCCTACGAGATCGTCGCCAACGCCCGCGCCAACCTGCAGGCGCAACGGATCACCGCGGGCTTCGGCTTTCTTGCCAACAACGCGGGCTTTGACGTCAGCCAGAGCCTGATCCCGTATTCCGGATCCGATCCCTACACGCGCGTCTTTGTGGTTGGCCTGCTCAATACGCTGCTGGTCTCGGTGATCGGCATCTTCTTCGCCACCCTGATCGGATTCCTCGTCGCACTTGGCCGGCTGTCGCCGAACTGGCTGCTGTCGCGGATTTCGGGCGGCTATGTCGAACTGATCCGCAACCTGCCGGTATTGTTCCAGATCCTGTTCTGGTATCTCGCCGTGCTCGCCGCGTTACCCAATCCGCGGCAGAGCATCTCCATCTTCGACAGTTTCTTCCTAAGCAACCGCGGTCTGGTGATTCCGAAACCGATCGGTACGCCCGGGTTTGAGCCGTTCGTCGTTGCGCTCTTCCTGGCGATCGTGGCGGCGATTGTGCTGTGGCGTTACGCGCGCCGGCAACTGTTCGACAGCGGCAAGGTGATCAAGGTCTGGCCCTATGCGCTCGGGCTGGTGGTTGGCCTGCCGCTGGTCAGCGCGCTGATCTTTGGTCTACCCGTCACGTTTGAAGTGCCCGTCCTCAAGGGCTTCAACTTCGCCGGCGGCTCACGCGTGATTCCGGAATTCGTCGCGCTGACGCTGGCGCTATCGACCTACACGGCGGCCTTTATCGCCGAGATCGTGCGCGCCGGCATCCTCTCCGTGCACAGGGGCCAGATGGAGGCAGGCTCCTCGCTCGGATTGCAGCGTGGTTCGGTGCTTCGCCTGATCGTGATCCCGCAGGCGATGCGCGTGATCCTGCCGCCGCTGACCAACCAGTATCTCAATCTGACCAAGAACTCCTCGCTGGCGGTCGCGATCGGCTACCCCGACCTGGTCTCGGTATTCGCAGGCACGACGCTGAGCCAGACCGGGCAGGCGATTGAAATCATCGGTATCACCATGGGCGTCTATCTCCTGATCTCGCTGGTCACCAGCGCGATAATGAGTTTCTACGGGTGGCGTATCAGCCGGAGTATGGGCTGA
- a CDS encoding amino acid ABC transporter permease → MSDKPSPIFVSQDLVPERAAPVKTTGLIGFLRTRLFNSPTNVLITIVSALLLWFILVPALKFTLVDAVWTGTDRTACLPKGPGDVVGACWPFIQAKLPQFIYGFYPEPERWRVNLVFVLAAILLIPLLIPRLPGKGPNALLFFLAFPVIAFFLLRGGGLGGLGVSWTAGLLAGFNDSIGDGGRKLVASGETTAVIGPLLWLIGKLIVLLSTVIGWVLLPLTWLRDQIQAFGRPVWADLMATAVIVSALLFWLGGGTRAGWRPLVTSLAIFAGIGIVIAVMGLDNGGLPEVDTRLWGGLLVTLVVAVTGIVASMPVGIALALGRRSTIPLIRIFSIAFIEFWRGVPLITVLFFATYMLPLFVPTGFTIDGLVRALIGIALFTGAYQAENIRGGLAAIPRGQGEAASALGLSWGKTTALIVMPQALRHVIPGLVNSFISLFKDTSLVSIVALFDLLGQLRASFSDPVWSTPSTLFTGFAFTGLIYFAFCFGMSRYSLFVENRLNAHRRN, encoded by the coding sequence ATGAGCGACAAACCTTCACCCATTTTCGTTAGCCAGGATCTTGTGCCCGAGCGGGCGGCGCCGGTGAAGACCACCGGCTTGATAGGCTTCCTGCGCACACGCCTGTTCAATTCGCCCACCAACGTCCTGATCACCATCGTCAGCGCGCTGCTGCTGTGGTTCATCCTGGTGCCCGCACTGAAATTCACCCTGGTGGATGCGGTCTGGACGGGCACGGACCGAACCGCCTGCTTGCCGAAAGGTCCCGGGGACGTGGTTGGCGCATGCTGGCCTTTCATCCAGGCGAAGCTTCCGCAGTTCATCTACGGTTTCTATCCGGAGCCGGAGCGCTGGCGGGTCAATCTGGTCTTCGTTCTTGCCGCGATCCTGCTGATACCACTGCTGATTCCGCGGCTGCCGGGCAAGGGGCCCAACGCCCTGCTGTTCTTCCTGGCATTCCCCGTCATTGCCTTCTTCCTGCTACGCGGCGGCGGGCTCGGCGGCCTCGGCGTGAGCTGGACGGCCGGGCTTCTTGCGGGCTTCAACGACAGTATCGGCGACGGCGGCAGGAAGCTCGTAGCCTCTGGCGAGACGACGGCCGTCATCGGACCGCTGCTGTGGCTCATTGGCAAGCTGATCGTGCTGCTCAGCACGGTGATTGGCTGGGTGCTGCTGCCGCTGACGTGGCTGCGCGACCAGATCCAGGCCTTCGGCCGTCCGGTCTGGGCCGACCTCATGGCAACTGCCGTGATCGTGTCCGCATTGCTGTTCTGGCTGGGCGGCGGCACGCGCGCCGGCTGGCGTCCGCTGGTCACGAGTCTGGCGATCTTTGCCGGCATCGGCATCGTGATCGCGGTGATGGGGCTCGACAACGGCGGGCTTCCGGAGGTGGACACGCGGCTGTGGGGCGGCCTTCTCGTGACGCTGGTGGTGGCAGTCACCGGCATCGTCGCCTCGATGCCGGTCGGCATTGCGCTCGCGCTCGGCCGGCGCTCGACCATTCCGCTGATCCGGATTTTCTCGATTGCCTTTATCGAGTTCTGGCGCGGGGTTCCGCTGATCACGGTGCTGTTCTTCGCAACCTATATGTTGCCGCTGTTCGTTCCGACCGGCTTCACCATCGACGGATTGGTGCGCGCCCTGATCGGGATCGCGCTGTTTACTGGCGCCTACCAGGCCGAAAACATCCGCGGCGGCCTCGCGGCGATCCCGCGCGGGCAGGGCGAGGCGGCGAGCGCGCTTGGGCTGTCGTGGGGCAAGACCACGGCACTGATCGTGATGCCGCAGGCGCTGCGCCACGTCATCCCCGGTCTCGTCAACAGCTTCATCAGCCTGTTCAAGGACACCTCGCTTGTTTCGATCGTGGCGCTGTTCGACCTGCTCGGGCAGCTCAGGGCATCGTTCTCCGATCCGGTCTGGTCGACGCCCTCGACGCTGTTCACCGGCTTTGCCTTTACCGGGCTGATTTATTTCGCCTTCTGCTTCGGGATGTCGCGTTACTCGCTGTTCGTCGAGAACCGGCTGAACGCCCATCGTCGCAACTGA
- a CDS encoding amino acid ABC transporter ATP-binding protein codes for MTANSIVGINALNKWYGDFHVLRDINLDVAKGERIVICGPSGSGKSTLIRCINALEEFQEGQIVVEGIELGPNLRRVDEVRREVGMVFQSFNLFPHLTVLENCTLAPIWVRNIPKKDAEAAAMKYLERVKIPHQANKYPGQMSGGQQQRVAIARALTMNPKVMLFDEPTSALDPEMVKEVLDTMVDLAREGMTMLVVTHEMGFAREVANRVVFMDAGQVIESNTPQEFFANPQHARTKLFLSQILRH; via the coding sequence ATGACCGCAAACTCGATCGTCGGCATCAACGCGCTCAACAAGTGGTACGGGGACTTTCACGTCCTGCGCGACATCAACCTCGACGTCGCCAAGGGCGAGCGCATCGTGATCTGCGGCCCGTCGGGCTCGGGCAAGTCGACGCTGATCCGCTGCATCAACGCGCTGGAGGAATTCCAGGAAGGTCAGATCGTCGTCGAGGGCATCGAGCTTGGGCCGAACCTGCGACGGGTGGACGAAGTCCGCCGCGAGGTCGGCATGGTGTTCCAGAGCTTTAACCTGTTTCCGCATCTGACCGTGCTGGAGAACTGCACGCTGGCGCCGATCTGGGTGCGCAACATCCCGAAAAAGGATGCCGAGGCCGCCGCGATGAAATATCTGGAGCGAGTCAAGATTCCGCACCAGGCCAACAAATATCCGGGCCAGATGTCGGGCGGTCAGCAGCAGCGCGTCGCGATCGCCCGCGCGCTGACCATGAATCCCAAGGTGATGCTGTTCGACGAGCCGACCTCGGCGCTGGATCCCGAAATGGTCAAGGAAGTGCTCGACACCATGGTTGATCTCGCCAGGGAAGGCATGACCATGCTGGTGGTTACCCACGAAATGGGATTTGCCCGCGAAGTCGCCAACCGCGTCGTCTTCATGGACGCGGGGCAGGTGATCGAGTCAAATACGCCGCAGGAATTCTTCGCCAACCCGCAGCACGCGCGGACGAAGCTGTTCCTGAGCCAGATCCTGCGGCATTAG
- a CDS encoding cysteine synthase A yields MTFNKDVIEAIGNTPLIKLKRASELTGCTILGKAEFMNPGQSVKDRAGKWMILEAEKRGDLKPGGLVVESTAGNTGIGLAVVASARGYRTLILIPETQSKEKKDTLRLCGAELIEVPALPYSNPNNYQHVGRRLAAQLRKTEPNGVLFADQWNNLDNAKAHYESTGPEIWEQTGGKIDGFICSVGTGGTLAGASRYLKEKNKGVVTACADPHGFAMYELFKHGTAKSTPGDSITEGIGLGRVTPVIETAKVDDAFLISDEEAVTVIYELLEHEGLCLGGSTGINVAGAIHLAKQLGPGKTIVTILADSGNRYQSKLFNPEFMRSKNLPVPAWLEKRTQIEVPFEKV; encoded by the coding sequence ATGACCTTCAACAAAGACGTCATCGAAGCGATCGGCAACACGCCTCTCATCAAGCTCAAGCGCGCATCCGAGCTGACCGGCTGCACGATTCTCGGCAAGGCCGAATTCATGAACCCCGGCCAGTCGGTAAAGGACCGCGCGGGCAAATGGATGATCCTGGAGGCAGAGAAGCGCGGCGACCTCAAGCCCGGCGGCTTGGTGGTGGAATCGACCGCCGGCAATACCGGCATCGGTCTCGCCGTCGTCGCCAGCGCGCGCGGTTACCGGACCTTGATCCTGATCCCGGAAACCCAGAGCAAGGAAAAGAAGGACACGCTGCGGCTTTGCGGCGCCGAGCTGATCGAAGTGCCAGCGCTGCCCTATTCCAATCCGAACAACTATCAGCATGTCGGACGGCGGCTGGCCGCCCAGCTTCGCAAGACCGAGCCGAACGGCGTCTTGTTCGCCGACCAATGGAACAATCTCGACAACGCCAAGGCGCACTACGAATCCACCGGCCCGGAAATCTGGGAGCAGACCGGCGGCAAGATCGACGGGTTCATCTGCTCGGTCGGCACCGGCGGCACACTCGCCGGCGCCAGCCGCTATCTGAAGGAAAAGAACAAGGGCGTTGTCACTGCCTGCGCCGATCCGCATGGCTTCGCCATGTACGAGCTGTTCAAGCACGGCACCGCCAAATCGACACCGGGCGACTCGATCACCGAGGGCATCGGACTAGGCCGCGTCACGCCCGTGATCGAGACCGCGAAGGTCGACGACGCTTTCCTGATTTCGGACGAGGAAGCCGTAACGGTGATCTATGAGCTGCTCGAGCATGAAGGCCTGTGCCTCGGCGGCTCGACCGGCATCAACGTTGCCGGCGCGATCCACCTCGCCAAGCAACTTGGTCCCGGCAAGACCATCGTCACCATCCTTGCCGACTCCGGCAACCGTTATCAGTCAAAACTGTTCAATCCGGAGTTCATGCGCTCGAAGAACCTGCCGGTGCCGGCTTGGCTCGAGAAGCGCACCCAGATCGAGGTGCCGTTCGAGAAGGTGTAG
- a CDS encoding cyclopropane-fatty-acyl-phospholipid synthase family protein gives MPELISVTSETVDATFPELPRLVRLALGFGSKLQHGTLDVTLADGRMVRLGGNGPGPAAAMTIYDYGFASRLLRGGDIGIAEAYLRGEWDTPDLTQFLYLFCVNQDWMQTMLVGNPLTRTFQAVRHWLNRNTRRQARRNIYAHYDIGNAFYSAWLDPSMTYSSALFEDDTPDLTAAQHNKYRRLAEAIDLRPGQKLLEIGCGWGGFAEYAAKTFGAKVVGLTISKEQRDFAQARIHNAGLGDKVEIRLQDYRDERDRYDRIASIEMIEAVGEQFWPKYFSQLRDRLLPGGLAGIQAITIQDSLFQTYRREVDFIQRYVFPGGMLPSPQILKALGERFGVPVIRERIFGQDYARTLAIWRSNFRAAWPNLTPSGFDDRFRRLWEYYLAYCEAGFLSGNIDVRQVVFAKSG, from the coding sequence ATGCCCGAGTTGATTTCGGTCACATCGGAAACCGTAGACGCGACGTTTCCGGAATTGCCCCGCCTGGTCCGGCTGGCGCTGGGTTTTGGTTCAAAGCTGCAACATGGCACGCTGGACGTGACCTTGGCCGATGGCCGCATGGTCCGGCTCGGCGGCAACGGTCCCGGTCCCGCCGCAGCCATGACAATCTATGATTACGGCTTCGCCTCGCGGCTCCTGCGCGGCGGCGACATCGGCATCGCCGAGGCCTATCTGCGCGGCGAATGGGACACGCCCGACCTCACGCAATTCCTCTATCTGTTCTGCGTCAACCAGGACTGGATGCAGACCATGCTGGTCGGCAACCCGCTGACGCGCACCTTCCAGGCCGTCAGACATTGGCTCAACCGCAATACGCGGCGGCAGGCCCGCCGCAACATCTATGCGCATTACGACATCGGCAACGCCTTCTATTCGGCATGGCTCGATCCCAGCATGACCTATTCGTCGGCCCTGTTCGAGGATGACACGCCCGACCTGACCGCGGCCCAGCACAACAAATACCGCAGGCTTGCTGAAGCGATCGATCTGCGGCCGGGCCAGAAGCTCCTGGAGATCGGTTGCGGATGGGGCGGCTTTGCTGAATACGCCGCCAAGACGTTCGGCGCCAAAGTCGTCGGGCTCACCATCAGCAAGGAGCAGCGCGATTTCGCGCAGGCGCGCATTCACAATGCCGGTCTCGGCGACAAGGTCGAGATCAGGCTGCAGGACTATCGCGACGAGCGCGACCGCTATGACCGGATCGCCTCGATCGAGATGATCGAGGCGGTCGGAGAGCAATTCTGGCCGAAATATTTTTCACAGTTGCGCGACCGCCTGCTGCCCGGTGGCCTCGCCGGCATCCAGGCCATCACCATCCAGGACAGCCTGTTCCAGACCTATCGCCGCGAAGTCGATTTCATCCAGCGCTACGTCTTTCCGGGCGGCATGCTGCCCTCGCCGCAGATCCTGAAAGCGCTCGGTGAGCGCTTCGGCGTTCCCGTCATCCGCGAGCGCATTTTCGGGCAAGATTATGCCAGGACGCTTGCGATCTGGCGAAGCAATTTCCGCGCGGCCTGGCCCAACCTGACGCCGTCAGGCTTCGACGACCGCTTCCGGCGGCTGTGGGAATATTACCTCGCCTATTGCGAGGCGGGGTTCCTGTCCGGAAATATCGACGTGCGTCAGGTGGTGTTTGCGAAATCCGGCTGA
- a CDS encoding DUF1365 domain-containing protein: MRAPPAEPKSSDDGANAAALYVGEVMHARLKPMGHRFSYRVMSLLIDLDRLADADRQSPLFCVNRAALYSFHEADLGKRDGSSLRAYAQRCAAERGIDLTGGRVLLLCYPRLLGYTFNPLSVYFCYRASGELALLIYEVRNTFGDIHPYILPVTSGEISDAGVRQQQDKLFYVSPFIEMAMRYHFRVLPPGERVQLRILETDREGPVLAATFNGHYRTLNTKELLRAFFALPLVTIKIMAAIHWEALRLWLKGARLVPRQSATLNTGLATGKSNGYTSPALSTRAKD, translated from the coding sequence ATGCGCGCACCCCCGGCAGAACCAAAAAGTTCTGACGATGGCGCCAACGCCGCAGCGCTTTACGTCGGCGAGGTCATGCATGCGCGGCTGAAGCCGATGGGTCATCGCTTCAGCTATCGCGTGATGAGCCTGCTGATCGATCTGGACCGGCTGGCGGACGCGGACCGGCAGTCGCCGCTGTTTTGCGTCAACCGCGCGGCGCTCTACAGCTTCCACGAGGCCGACCTTGGCAAGCGGGACGGATCATCCTTGCGCGCCTACGCGCAACGTTGCGCGGCCGAGCGCGGCATCGACCTCACGGGCGGACGGGTGTTGCTGCTCTGCTATCCCCGCCTGCTCGGCTACACCTTCAATCCGCTCTCCGTCTATTTCTGCTATCGCGCGAGCGGTGAACTGGCATTGCTGATTTATGAAGTGCGCAACACCTTTGGCGACATCCATCCTTACATTCTGCCGGTGACATCTGGCGAAATCAGCGACGCCGGCGTGCGGCAGCAGCAGGACAAGCTGTTCTACGTCTCGCCCTTCATCGAGATGGCGATGCGCTACCATTTTCGCGTGCTGCCGCCGGGCGAGCGCGTGCAGTTGCGGATTCTGGAAACCGACCGCGAAGGTCCCGTGCTCGCTGCAACTTTCAATGGTCATTACCGTACGCTCAACACCAAGGAGTTGCTGCGCGCGTTTTTCGCCCTCCCGCTGGTCACGATAAAGATCATGGCGGCGATCCACTGGGAGGCGCTGCGGCTCTGGCTCAAGGGCGCGCGGCTGGTGCCGCGGCAGTCCGCAACCCTCAATACCGGCTTGGCGACCGGGAAAAGCAACGGTTATACTTCGCCGGCGTTGTCTACCCGTGCCAAGGATTGA
- a CDS encoding NAD(P)/FAD-dependent oxidoreductase, which produces MRIAVVGTGISGNAAAWTLSKHYPVTVYDRELRPGGHSHTVNIDYDGARLAVDIGFIVYNELNYPDLTALFAHLGVETVESCMSFAVTADTGRFEWKGGGNNWFETARGLFAQPRNLLSPSYLWMLRDIITFNQQSIEDYAAGKLAGLTLGEYFRTRHFAPRLLTDYLAPMGAAIWSAPSSEMLDFPAENFVAFFANHRLLQYDRPVWRTVKGGSQRYVEKLTASFRDRIKFGCAVTAIERTSHGVVVRDSHGKANTYDHVVIASHSDQALAMLSDADERERAILGAIGYSPNTIYLHRDPALMPTRRRAWASWNFLRWPRQGDIDRSVDNDVSVTYWMNELQGIDYDKPLFVSLNPPVAPDPALTFGKYLCEHPQYNAAAFAAQKRLPEIQGRRRTWFCGAWSGYGFHEDGLRSGLAVAEALGAVAPWREPPLELVEAAV; this is translated from the coding sequence ATGCGGATCGCGGTGGTCGGGACGGGAATCAGCGGCAATGCCGCGGCCTGGACCTTGTCGAAACATTATCCGGTCACCGTCTACGACCGCGAACTCAGGCCCGGCGGCCACAGCCATACCGTCAACATCGACTATGACGGCGCGCGGCTTGCGGTAGACATCGGCTTCATCGTCTACAACGAGCTGAACTATCCGGACCTGACGGCGCTGTTCGCCCATCTCGGTGTCGAGACCGTCGAAAGCTGCATGAGCTTTGCGGTGACGGCGGACACCGGCCGCTTCGAGTGGAAAGGCGGCGGCAACAATTGGTTCGAGACCGCACGCGGCCTATTCGCGCAGCCTCGCAACCTGTTGTCGCCCTCCTATCTCTGGATGCTGCGCGACATCATCACCTTCAACCAGCAGAGCATCGAGGATTACGCGGCCGGAAAACTGGCCGGGCTGACGCTCGGCGAATATTTCCGCACACGCCACTTTGCGCCGCGGCTGTTGACCGACTATCTGGCGCCGATGGGCGCTGCGATCTGGTCGGCGCCATCGAGCGAGATGCTGGATTTTCCGGCCGAAAATTTCGTCGCCTTCTTCGCCAACCATCGCCTGCTGCAATATGACCGCCCGGTCTGGCGAACCGTGAAGGGCGGCAGCCAGCGTTATGTCGAAAAACTGACCGCTTCATTCCGCGACCGGATCAAGTTCGGCTGCGCCGTCACCGCAATCGAGCGCACCTCGCATGGCGTCGTCGTCCGCGACAGCCACGGCAAGGCCAACACCTACGATCATGTCGTGATTGCTTCCCACAGCGATCAGGCGCTGGCGATGCTGTCGGATGCCGACGAGCGCGAGCGCGCCATTTTGGGCGCGATCGGTTATTCCCCCAACACGATCTATCTGCACCGCGATCCCGCGCTGATGCCGACGCGCCGGCGCGCCTGGGCCTCGTGGAATTTCCTGCGCTGGCCGCGCCAAGGGGACATCGATCGAAGCGTCGATAACGACGTCTCCGTGACCTACTGGATGAACGAGCTGCAGGGCATCGATTACGACAAGCCGTTGTTCGTCAGCCTCAACCCGCCGGTCGCGCCCGATCCCGCACTGACCTTCGGCAAGTACCTCTGCGAGCATCCGCAATATAACGCCGCAGCCTTTGCCGCCCAGAAGCGCCTGCCCGAGATTCAGGGCCGGCGACGCACCTGGTTCTGCGGCGCATGGTCCGGATACGGATTCCACGAGGACGGATTGCGATCGGGTCTTGCGGTCGCCGAAGCGCTCGGCGCGGTGGCGCCATGGCGCGAACCGCCGCTAGAGCTGGTGGAAGCTGCGGTGTAG